A region from the Acyrthosiphon pisum isolate AL4f chromosome A1, pea_aphid_22Mar2018_4r6ur, whole genome shotgun sequence genome encodes:
- the LOC100164028 gene encoding uncharacterized protein LOC100164028 isoform X2 produces the protein MFAAQFAAAQQVALKAGRLPRVYNALITTDQRLLPSQAEPIVTPVFRPLQFLYQWPEVRYAATPSYPSSRSDVEASGTDGGSSGHEVSRPVTAEVFDSSRPAGSMVVKNNRPADSTVVKNKRPVDATIVKNNRPADSSVPDVPPPPLPVTRGQDGAVKKRPEEYPPAPGGFAI, from the coding sequence ATGTTTGCGGCCCAGTTCGCGGCTGCGCAACAGGTTGCGTTGAAGGCGGGCCGCTTGCCACGCGTCTACAACGCCCTGATCACCACTGATCAGCGTCTGTTGCCCAGCCAAGCGGAACCGATCGTCACACCAGTGTTCCGTCCACTCCAGTTCCTCTACCAATGGCCCGAAGTGAGGTACGCGGCCACCCCGTCGTACCCGTCGTCGCGGTCGGATGTGGAGGCGTCTGGTACCGACGGCGGATCGTCCGGACACGAAGTGTCACGGCCCGTCACTGCAGAGGTCTTCGACAGCAGCAGGCCCGCAGGCTCCATGGTCGTCAAGAACAACAGGCCCGCGGACTCCACGGTCGTCAAGAACAAGAGGCCCGTGGACGCTACAATCGTTAAGAACAACAGGCCGGCAGACTCTTCGGTACCGGACGTACCGCCACCGCCACTTCCTGTCACGCGCGGCCAGGACGGCGCCGTCAAGAAGAGACCGGAAGAGTATCCGCCAGCGCCCGGCGGTTTCGCCATTTGA
- the LOC100164028 gene encoding uncharacterized protein LOC100164028 isoform X1: MNFKVTESAGSRHTAATVVGWGNVRAVVFVATVMFAAQFAAAQQVALKAGRLPRVYNALITTDQRLLPSQAEPIVTPVFRPLQFLYQWPEVRYAATPSYPSSRSDVEASGTDGGSSGHEVSRPVTAEVFDSSRPAGSMVVKNNRPADSTVVKNKRPVDATIVKNNRPADSSVPDVPPPPLPVTRGQDGAVKKRPEEYPPAPGGFAI; the protein is encoded by the exons atgaattttaag GTGACCGAGTCGGCCGGGTCCCGCCACACCGCAGCCACCGTGGTCGGCTGGGGAAACGTACGGGCCGTGGTGTTCGTTGCAACAGTCATGTTTGCGGCCCAGTTCGCGGCTGCGCAACAGGTTGCGTTGAAGGCGGGCCGCTTGCCACGCGTCTACAACGCCCTGATCACCACTGATCAGCGTCTGTTGCCCAGCCAAGCGGAACCGATCGTCACACCAGTGTTCCGTCCACTCCAGTTCCTCTACCAATGGCCCGAAGTGAGGTACGCGGCCACCCCGTCGTACCCGTCGTCGCGGTCGGATGTGGAGGCGTCTGGTACCGACGGCGGATCGTCCGGACACGAAGTGTCACGGCCCGTCACTGCAGAGGTCTTCGACAGCAGCAGGCCCGCAGGCTCCATGGTCGTCAAGAACAACAGGCCCGCGGACTCCACGGTCGTCAAGAACAAGAGGCCCGTGGACGCTACAATCGTTAAGAACAACAGGCCGGCAGACTCTTCGGTACCGGACGTACCGCCACCGCCACTTCCTGTCACGCGCGGCCAGGACGGCGCCGTCAAGAAGAGACCGGAAGAGTATCCGCCAGCGCCCGGCGGTTTCGCCATTTGA